In Polyangia bacterium, one genomic interval encodes:
- a CDS encoding ABC transporter ATP-binding protein: protein MMASRMIGVAIRNLGVHYGDATAVQRVDLDVAPQELMLLLGPSGCGKTTVLRAVAGFVTPTEGSIHFGDDDVTRVPPHARNAGMVFQSFALWPHLSVAENVAFGLREQRVPKSEIAARVDAALDSTHMRGFGRRRIDELSGGEQQRVAIARALVVRPRCLLLDEPLASLDAQLRRSMREEIRRICKSFGLTTIYVTHDQKEALAVADRVAVMQEGRLLQVGTPADVYRRPRSHAVASFIGETNLIAGHVRSIEPEAIRLDCALGELRAARAQTFEPAVGDKVWLSLRPESFRLVTDEIGAEGFNLVRGRCIGSTYLGEIAEHQLMVGEQPLSVFELNPGLSRAGSGAEVAARLSPADVVLLPFEEAPPELAGAR from the coding sequence ATGATGGCGTCCCGCATGATCGGCGTGGCCATTCGCAATCTTGGCGTTCATTACGGCGACGCCACCGCGGTTCAGCGCGTCGACCTGGACGTGGCGCCGCAAGAACTGATGCTGCTCTTGGGGCCGAGCGGTTGCGGCAAGACGACGGTGCTGCGCGCGGTGGCCGGCTTTGTCACGCCGACCGAAGGCAGCATTCACTTCGGCGACGACGACGTCACCCGCGTGCCACCCCACGCCCGCAACGCCGGGATGGTGTTCCAAAGTTTCGCCCTCTGGCCGCACCTGTCGGTGGCTGAGAACGTCGCCTTCGGTTTGCGCGAGCAGCGCGTCCCCAAGAGTGAGATCGCCGCTCGCGTCGACGCCGCCCTGGATTCGACCCACATGCGCGGCTTCGGCCGCCGCCGCATCGACGAGCTGTCGGGCGGCGAGCAGCAGCGGGTGGCCATCGCCCGCGCGCTGGTGGTGCGGCCGCGCTGCTTGCTGCTGGACGAACCGCTGGCCAGCCTGGACGCCCAGCTGCGCCGATCGATGCGCGAGGAGATCCGCCGCATCTGCAAGTCGTTCGGCTTGACGACGATCTACGTGACGCACGATCAGAAAGAAGCGCTGGCCGTCGCCGATCGGGTGGCGGTGATGCAGGAAGGCCGTCTTTTGCAGGTGGGCACGCCCGCCGACGTGTACCGCCGGCCGCGCTCGCACGCGGTGGCGTCGTTCATCGGCGAGACGAATTTGATCGCCGGCCACGTGCGGTCGATCGAGCCCGAGGCGATTCGCCTGGACTGCGCGCTGGGCGAGCTGCGCGCGGCGCGGGCCCAGACGTTCGAGCCCGCGGTCGGCGACAAGGTCTGGCTGTCGTTGCGGCCCGAATCGTTCCGCTTGGTGACCGACGAGATCGGCGCCGAAGGGTTCAACCTGGTGCGCGGACGCTGCATCGGCAGCACATACCTGGGCGAGATCGCCGAGCACCAGTTGATGGTGGGCGAGCAGCCGCTGTCGGTGTTCGAGCTGAACCCGGGCCTTTCGCGCGCCGGCAGCGGCGCAGAGGTCGCCGCGCGCCTTTCGCCCGCCGACGTGGTGCTGCTGCCGTTCGAAGAAGCGCCGCCCGAGCTCGCCGGGGCGCGATGA
- a CDS encoding alpha/beta hydrolase-fold protein, whose product MLKSKIVPSKWIVLSSALCISLGACSSASGPGAGAGNDAAASGSGGSTAGGSGGTPGAGSGGSGGAGSGSGGSVGNGSGGASATGGSSGSGGGATDGSANTEAGNDATTVPVGTKGVQADPGTDGDGTIPQPPPYPPAPETVARNPGVPVGKVMPYQIYASKSVYPGMKFNYTVYVPAQYQKGKPAAFMVFLDGQHFAGPGTPTASEDYHWNAPILYDNLIAAGQLPVTIVAFQDPGTNTGVYRRGDNFHPDAEERSMEYDQPNDGYARFLINEFIPDAITPNWDIVDDPDGWGIGGHSSGGIAAIEACWFRPDKFRKAHSSSASYPNTSNFPGEPTFPSVFNTVKPPKPIRITMLSGTMDDPGWFAANNNAAMVLKTNGYHYRYRPGMDNHTPPLAAINEFADAMRWLWRGYTLPWY is encoded by the coding sequence ATGCTGAAGTCCAAGATCGTGCCGAGCAAATGGATCGTTCTTTCGTCCGCGCTGTGCATCAGCCTGGGCGCGTGCAGCAGCGCCAGCGGACCGGGCGCCGGCGCTGGTAACGACGCGGCGGCCAGCGGCAGCGGCGGCAGCACTGCTGGCGGTTCGGGCGGCACCCCCGGTGCGGGATCAGGCGGTTCAGGCGGAGCCGGCAGCGGTTCAGGTGGCAGCGTCGGCAATGGTTCGGGCGGCGCCAGCGCCACCGGCGGCAGCTCGGGTTCGGGCGGCGGCGCCACCGACGGCAGCGCGAACACCGAGGCCGGCAACGACGCGACCACGGTCCCGGTCGGCACCAAGGGCGTGCAAGCGGATCCGGGCACCGACGGCGACGGCACCATCCCGCAACCGCCGCCCTACCCGCCCGCGCCCGAGACCGTCGCCCGCAACCCGGGCGTGCCCGTCGGCAAGGTGATGCCGTATCAAATTTACGCCAGCAAGAGCGTGTACCCGGGGATGAAGTTCAATTACACGGTCTACGTGCCGGCGCAGTACCAGAAAGGCAAGCCGGCGGCGTTCATGGTCTTCCTGGACGGCCAGCACTTCGCCGGCCCCGGTACGCCCACGGCGTCCGAGGACTATCACTGGAACGCGCCCATCCTCTACGACAACCTGATCGCCGCCGGCCAGCTGCCGGTCACCATCGTCGCGTTTCAGGATCCCGGCACCAACACCGGCGTCTACCGCCGCGGCGACAACTTTCATCCCGACGCGGAAGAACGCAGCATGGAGTACGACCAGCCGAACGACGGCTACGCGCGCTTCCTGATCAACGAGTTCATCCCCGACGCCATCACCCCGAACTGGGACATCGTCGACGATCCCGACGGCTGGGGCATCGGCGGGCACAGCTCGGGCGGCATCGCGGCGATCGAAGCGTGCTGGTTCCGGCCCGACAAGTTCCGCAAGGCGCACTCGTCCAGCGCCAGCTACCCGAATACCAGCAACTTCCCCGGCGAGCCGACCTTCCCGTCGGTATTCAACACCGTCAAGCCCCCCAAACCGATCCGCATCACCATGCTGAGCGGCACCATGGACGATCCCGGTTGGTTCGCCGCCAACAACAACGCGGCGATGGTCCTGAAGACGAACGGCTACCACTACCGCTATCGCCCCGGCATGGACAACCACACCCCGCCGCTGGCCGCGATCAACGAATTCGCCGATGCCATGCGCTGGCTGTGGCGCGGGTACACGCTGCCCTGGTACTAG
- a CDS encoding DEAD/DEAH box helicase family protein: MELVFDRGTLLLKDVPAGAEGADLPGVLWDSRVGAHRAPARLAYPLAAALRRRGIVLSNAPCPGLGPPSGFRAVELRQYQEASLAAWRRAGRRGVVVLPTGAGKTHVALAAMAGTRTSCLCLVPTCALLQQWTNAIGRVYDGPVGRFGDGQRVLAPVTVATFASAYRHMPVLGDRFGLLVVDEAHHFGHGVFDEALEMAIAPLRLGLTATPMAPGPAATKLDTLLGPTVFELCLPDLTGEFLAPLQQITWRLPLDPGERQEYDALVAVYRRALHAFYGNHLGGRWDDFVRHASRTDEGRRGIAAWRRAARLLAFTHGKRDALALLLARHRRQRTLVFVAHNETAYAIARENLIMPLTCDIGRAEREQVLARFRAGTLRALVSAQVLNEGLDVPDADVGIIVAGRMGEREHVQRVGRLLRPAPDKQAVVYELVVAQSSEVRQAERRGARLAVRGRSAA; encoded by the coding sequence ATGGAACTCGTCTTCGATCGCGGCACGCTTCTGCTCAAGGACGTTCCCGCCGGCGCGGAGGGAGCTGATCTGCCTGGGGTTCTCTGGGACAGCCGCGTCGGTGCCCATCGGGCACCCGCGCGCCTCGCGTACCCGCTGGCGGCGGCCCTTCGAAGGCGGGGCATCGTTTTGTCGAATGCACCCTGTCCGGGACTGGGACCACCGTCCGGATTTCGTGCGGTTGAACTGCGTCAGTACCAGGAAGCCAGTCTTGCGGCGTGGCGCCGGGCGGGACGGCGCGGGGTGGTGGTGTTGCCCACGGGCGCCGGAAAGACCCACGTCGCGCTGGCGGCGATGGCGGGCACCCGCACCTCATGCCTCTGCTTGGTGCCCACCTGTGCTCTGTTGCAACAATGGACGAACGCGATCGGGCGCGTGTACGACGGCCCCGTTGGCCGGTTCGGCGACGGGCAGCGGGTGCTCGCTCCCGTGACCGTGGCGACCTTTGCCAGCGCCTACCGCCACATGCCTGTGCTGGGCGATCGCTTCGGGCTGCTGGTGGTCGACGAAGCCCATCATTTCGGCCACGGTGTCTTCGACGAAGCGCTGGAGATGGCGATCGCGCCGTTGCGGCTGGGATTGACGGCGACGCCGATGGCGCCAGGGCCGGCCGCAACGAAGCTGGACACCCTGCTCGGGCCGACGGTTTTCGAGTTGTGTCTCCCCGATCTGACAGGAGAGTTCCTGGCGCCGCTGCAGCAAATTACCTGGCGCTTGCCGCTCGATCCGGGCGAGCGGCAGGAGTACGACGCCTTGGTGGCCGTGTACCGGCGGGCGCTGCACGCGTTTTACGGCAACCATCTGGGCGGGCGCTGGGATGACTTTGTTCGCCACGCTTCCCGCACCGACGAAGGACGTCGGGGAATCGCAGCGTGGCGTCGGGCGGCTCGGTTGCTGGCGTTCACGCACGGCAAAAGAGACGCGCTGGCGCTGCTGCTGGCGCGGCACCGACGGCAGCGCACGCTGGTCTTCGTGGCCCACAACGAGACAGCCTATGCGATCGCCCGAGAGAACTTGATCATGCCGCTCACGTGCGACATCGGACGAGCCGAACGCGAGCAGGTTCTTGCCCGCTTTCGCGCGGGCACGCTACGGGCCCTGGTGTCGGCCCAGGTCCTGAATGAAGGACTGGACGTTCCCGACGCCGACGTCGGGATCATCGTGGCGGGCCGCATGGGCGAACGCGAGCATGTCCAGCGAGTGGGGCGCTTGCTTCGCCCGGCGCCGGACAAGCAGGCGGTGGTTTACGAGCTGGTGGTCGCACAATCAAGTGAGGTCCGGCAAGCGGAGAGGAGGGGAGCCCGACTTGCTGTCCGAGGCCGATCTGCCGCTTAG
- a CDS encoding DUF790 family protein, with translation MLSEADLPLRIVERGAYFDFLGPQDEPWLRVLLAEMVRFEGRRRREMAERLAEPLPCEAPYFKRRAATRVLLRLWRRERVALVPPAQARARLFDAAAAAADFDGEAIRAAVATDFGVGEPALAESLFADLPGERVVRAPEPFPSVAEIALRTNLAVVQSALMRSSTIELHVEGGVRPIVRLAKFRGLLCSVVERAVDGAARGEPVIQISGPFSIFQHTLLYGRALAEIIPHLAWCAHFRLRAACALRGRICSVGVESGDPIFPAAAPAAFDSRLEEWFARDIQKLAPDWDLIREPEAIRAGTTLVFPDFMLRHRIHPQRRVLIEIAGFWTPEYLRGKIDRLRQADLPTFILCIDDQRACGQAELPLDLAASIVRFRRRVDAKQVMRAVERLVGGI, from the coding sequence TTGCTGTCCGAGGCCGATCTGCCGCTTAGGATTGTCGAGCGGGGCGCCTACTTCGACTTCCTGGGACCGCAGGACGAACCCTGGCTGCGTGTGCTCCTGGCGGAGATGGTGCGCTTCGAAGGCCGGCGGCGCCGAGAAATGGCCGAGCGCTTGGCGGAACCGTTGCCGTGCGAGGCTCCCTACTTCAAGCGCCGGGCGGCGACCCGGGTGCTCCTTCGTCTGTGGCGGCGCGAACGCGTGGCCCTGGTGCCTCCCGCGCAGGCGCGAGCGCGGCTCTTTGACGCAGCGGCGGCGGCCGCCGACTTCGACGGGGAGGCGATCCGGGCAGCGGTGGCGACGGACTTCGGCGTCGGAGAGCCGGCCCTGGCCGAATCGCTGTTCGCCGACTTACCGGGCGAGCGGGTGGTGCGGGCGCCGGAACCTTTCCCTTCGGTGGCGGAGATCGCCTTGCGCACCAATCTGGCCGTGGTGCAGTCAGCGCTGATGCGGTCATCGACGATCGAGCTGCACGTCGAGGGCGGGGTCCGCCCGATCGTCCGCCTGGCGAAGTTCCGGGGACTTTTGTGCAGCGTGGTTGAACGCGCGGTCGACGGCGCTGCGCGCGGCGAGCCGGTCATCCAGATCTCGGGACCCTTCTCGATCTTTCAACACACGCTGCTCTACGGCCGTGCGCTGGCCGAGATCATCCCGCACCTGGCTTGGTGCGCCCATTTTCGGCTGCGAGCGGCTTGTGCGTTGCGAGGCCGGATTTGCAGCGTGGGCGTTGAAAGCGGCGATCCGATCTTCCCGGCGGCGGCGCCCGCGGCCTTCGACAGTCGACTGGAGGAGTGGTTTGCCCGGGATATCCAGAAGCTGGCGCCCGACTGGGATCTGATCCGGGAGCCGGAGGCCATCCGTGCGGGAACCACCCTGGTGTTTCCGGACTTCATGCTCCGCCATCGAATCCATCCCCAACGTCGGGTGCTCATCGAGATCGCCGGCTTTTGGACGCCCGAATACCTGCGAGGAAAGATCGACAGACTTCGCCAGGCAGATCTCCCGACGTTCATTCTGTGCATCGACGATCAGCGGGCCTGCGGGCAGGCCGAACTTCCGCTGGACCTGGCTGCATCCATCGTGCGCTTCCGCAGGCGGGTCGATGCCAAGCAGGTCATGCGCGCCGTCGAGCGTCTGGTCGGTGGTATATGA
- a CDS encoding tetratricopeptide repeat protein encodes MPQSTARLVGKTAATTGARVILASAALLPILLLAAPRTARADEAATHYNLALQLKREGKLVEAIGECEKAISLRSDYASAHLTLGNLWRAQGNYQKAADEFAITVKLQPKDSTSHANLGAAWVRLQRLDEGIRELETAVQLQPDDYEARVSLGFAYKAKGDLPRAIAELQKATEIHPNDAQAWTNLGVAKSKADDKDGAIFALRRALSLKPDDPDLHFDLAVVFRRQRETAAAIDEYKRAISYNPKLSSAYYDLGILYSQNKQDEKAKEAFEKYLETAPHSDPARQDAEDRLKTFKGTEAGKRSPKEKER; translated from the coding sequence ATGCCACAGAGCACGGCCAGGCTGGTTGGTAAGACCGCGGCGACCACGGGCGCTCGGGTAATCCTGGCGTCTGCGGCGTTGCTGCCGATTCTTCTGCTTGCCGCGCCGCGAACGGCCCGCGCTGACGAAGCGGCCACCCATTACAACCTGGCGCTGCAGCTCAAACGCGAGGGGAAGCTGGTGGAGGCGATCGGCGAGTGCGAGAAGGCCATCTCATTGCGGTCCGACTATGCGTCGGCGCATTTGACCCTGGGAAACCTGTGGCGCGCCCAGGGCAACTATCAAAAAGCGGCCGACGAATTTGCGATCACCGTGAAGCTGCAACCAAAGGATTCTACGTCGCACGCCAACCTGGGCGCGGCGTGGGTGCGTTTGCAACGCCTGGACGAAGGCATCCGCGAGCTGGAGACGGCGGTGCAGCTGCAGCCCGACGACTACGAGGCGCGCGTCTCGCTGGGATTCGCTTACAAAGCCAAGGGCGATCTGCCCAGGGCCATCGCCGAGCTGCAGAAAGCCACCGAGATTCACCCCAACGACGCCCAGGCCTGGACCAACCTGGGGGTGGCGAAGTCAAAGGCCGACGACAAGGACGGCGCCATCTTCGCCTTGCGGCGGGCGCTCTCGCTCAAGCCCGACGATCCCGATCTGCACTTCGACCTGGCCGTGGTCTTTCGCCGCCAGCGCGAGACCGCCGCCGCCATCGACGAATACAAGCGCGCGATCAGCTACAACCCGAAGCTATCCAGCGCTTACTACGACCTGGGAATTCTGTACTCTCAGAACAAGCAGGACGAAAAAGCCAAGGAAGCGTTCGAGAAGTATCTCGAGACGGCGCCCCACAGCGATCCCGCCCGTCAGGACGCCGAGGATCGCCTGAAGACGTTCAAGGGCACCGAAGCGGGCAAGCGCTCGCCAAAGGAAAAAGAGCGGTAG
- a CDS encoding FTR1 family protein: MFQSLLVTFREGLESLLIVGVIAAYLRKTNRPGLVRGVHIGFGVSVVTCLLGAWLWLQVPNQPLIEGIAALTAALLVGGMLWQMMRMGRHLKARIESRVEQVAAGHGQRPSARAVAGIAVVTALLVTREGLEAVFYVGVQAMAVRASVVPGQKTLVLVGAVIGLFIAGLLSWFWSRVSHRLNLGVVLKVTAVFLAVFLVQLLIYGVHELAESGVIRGSQAFHDATEVLGPDGRIGHLLSYSLVFAPLLYLVWARVGKAKGPRSVAV, encoded by the coding sequence ATGTTTCAGTCTTTGCTGGTGACCTTTCGGGAGGGCCTTGAATCCCTCCTCATCGTCGGGGTGATCGCCGCGTACTTGCGCAAGACCAATCGCCCGGGGCTGGTGCGCGGGGTGCACATCGGTTTCGGTGTGTCGGTGGTGACGTGCCTGCTGGGCGCCTGGCTGTGGCTGCAGGTCCCCAATCAGCCGCTGATCGAAGGCATCGCCGCACTGACGGCGGCGCTGCTGGTGGGCGGGATGCTGTGGCAGATGATGCGCATGGGACGGCACCTGAAGGCGCGCATCGAATCGCGCGTCGAGCAAGTGGCCGCCGGCCACGGTCAGCGTCCGTCGGCGCGCGCGGTGGCCGGCATCGCCGTGGTGACAGCGCTGCTGGTGACGCGTGAAGGACTGGAGGCGGTCTTCTACGTCGGCGTGCAAGCGATGGCCGTGCGGGCGTCGGTGGTGCCGGGACAAAAAACTCTGGTGCTGGTCGGTGCGGTGATCGGCCTTTTCATCGCCGGCCTGCTGTCCTGGTTCTGGAGCCGCGTCAGCCACCGTCTGAACCTGGGCGTGGTGCTGAAGGTGACAGCGGTTTTTCTTGCCGTCTTTCTGGTGCAATTGCTGATCTACGGCGTTCACGAACTGGCCGAGAGCGGCGTGATCCGAGGCAGCCAAGCTTTCCACGACGCCACCGAGGTCCTGGGCCCCGACGGCCGCATCGGTCATCTGCTGTCGTACTCGCTGGTCTTCGCCCCGCTGCTGTATCTGGTCTGGGCGCGCGTGGGGAAGGCCAAAGGCCCGCGCAGCGTGGCCGTTTAA
- a CDS encoding GNAT family N-acetyltransferase, producing MSGRAGRRRRGTGQLIRPARTGDSQALCELWRAIDELHSALAPKFFRAAPRTTDEWRRLLGAPQVAVLVDEHETAGAVTGAVLVRIYDTPADPQMVPERRGYVDGLVVAPAHRRRGVGRRLMDAAAAWAKSQGGAQLVLTVWAGNDAARAFYHCLGYDVLSEVMTKPL from the coding sequence ATTTCCGGTCGAGCTGGCCGACGGCGACGAGGAACCGGCCAGCTGATCCGCCCCGCGCGTACCGGCGACAGCCAGGCGCTGTGCGAGCTGTGGCGGGCCATCGACGAGCTGCACAGCGCGCTGGCGCCGAAGTTTTTTCGGGCCGCACCGCGCACCACCGACGAGTGGCGCCGCCTGCTGGGTGCGCCGCAGGTGGCGGTGCTGGTCGACGAACACGAAACGGCGGGTGCCGTCACCGGCGCGGTGTTGGTGCGCATCTACGACACCCCCGCCGACCCGCAGATGGTTCCCGAGCGGCGTGGGTACGTCGACGGCCTGGTGGTGGCGCCCGCGCACCGTCGCCGCGGCGTCGGGCGCCGTTTGATGGACGCCGCCGCCGCCTGGGCGAAAAGCCAGGGCGGCGCACAGTTGGTGCTGACCGTGTGGGCGGGCAACGACGCCGCGCGCGCTTTCTACCATTGCCTCGGCTACGACGTGCTGTCCGAGGTGATGACGAAGCCGCTGTAG
- the ptsP gene encoding phosphoenolpyruvate--protein phosphotransferase: MEKLIGVAASPGIAIGVAHVLGSRVEVHERRIAAEAVNAELKRFDEALAHTDAQLARIQEQIAEREGDDHQYRILEAHRMMLGDVHLVEQARKLIRDEKTSAEWAVRRALDQIQAVFDRIEDPYFRDRRSDIAMVGERLLRNLLGMVDSVSPEDAPKGSIAIAHDLSPADAAQLGRAESSGFCTDGGGRTSHTAIVARALGLPYVVGVEGLTHRVWSGMTVVIDGHRGEVILDPDEDALRRYKERAAVHRRRALRLVAMRDQPSETLDGTPIHLAANIEMLEEIPIAVDLGAESVGLFRTEFLYLERPELPTEEEQFAHALAAVKNVGGRSVTFRTLDLAGDKMPASVRLPNSTNPAMGLRSIRFSLNRQDIFRTQLRALYRASAFGPVKILFPLVSGVAELRAAKQICADVCDELKRQKIRFDPKVPIGTMVETPSAAFIADLLAQECDFLSIGTNDLIQYALAASREDEHVGYLYHPMHPAILRALRQIVFGANVAHGQVAMCGDMAGDPMSVWMLLGLGLRNFSMAPRQIPIIKSIIRSTRLDEAERLTEKVLQMRTETDTEALVHGTMLSRFPVELADGDEEPAS; this comes from the coding sequence ATGGAGAAGCTGATCGGGGTTGCGGCGTCGCCCGGCATTGCCATCGGCGTCGCCCACGTGCTGGGCAGCCGGGTCGAGGTTCACGAACGCCGCATCGCCGCCGAGGCCGTCAACGCCGAGCTGAAGCGGTTCGACGAAGCGCTGGCCCACACCGACGCCCAGCTGGCCCGCATTCAAGAGCAGATCGCCGAACGCGAGGGTGACGATCACCAGTACAGGATTCTCGAAGCGCACCGCATGATGCTGGGCGACGTCCACCTGGTGGAGCAGGCGCGCAAGTTGATCCGCGATGAGAAGACATCGGCCGAATGGGCCGTGCGCCGGGCGCTGGATCAGATCCAGGCGGTCTTCGATCGCATCGAGGATCCGTACTTCCGCGATCGGCGCAGCGACATCGCCATGGTGGGAGAGCGCCTGCTGCGCAACCTCTTGGGTATGGTCGATTCGGTCTCGCCCGAGGACGCGCCCAAGGGCAGCATCGCCATCGCCCACGATCTGTCGCCGGCGGACGCCGCGCAGCTGGGGCGCGCGGAATCGTCGGGGTTTTGCACCGACGGCGGCGGCCGCACCTCGCACACGGCCATCGTGGCGCGCGCGCTGGGTCTGCCCTACGTCGTCGGCGTGGAAGGCCTGACCCACCGGGTGTGGTCGGGCATGACGGTGGTGATCGACGGCCACCGCGGCGAGGTGATTCTTGATCCCGACGAGGACGCCCTTCGGCGATACAAGGAACGCGCCGCCGTTCACCGCCGGCGGGCACTGCGGCTGGTGGCGATGCGCGACCAGCCGTCCGAGACTTTGGACGGCACACCCATCCACCTGGCCGCCAACATCGAAATGCTGGAAGAGATCCCCATCGCCGTCGATCTCGGCGCCGAATCGGTGGGGCTGTTCCGCACGGAATTTTTGTACCTGGAGCGGCCCGAGCTGCCGACCGAAGAAGAGCAGTTCGCCCACGCCCTGGCGGCGGTGAAAAATGTCGGGGGCCGCTCGGTCACCTTTCGCACGCTGGATCTGGCGGGCGACAAGATGCCGGCGTCGGTGCGCCTGCCCAACAGCACCAACCCGGCGATGGGCCTGCGGTCGATCCGGTTTTCGCTGAATCGCCAGGACATCTTCCGCACCCAGCTGCGGGCGCTGTACCGGGCGTCGGCGTTCGGACCGGTGAAGATCTTGTTCCCCCTGGTCTCCGGCGTCGCCGAGCTGCGCGCCGCCAAACAGATTTGCGCCGACGTCTGCGATGAGCTCAAGCGGCAGAAGATCCGCTTTGACCCGAAGGTGCCGATCGGGACCATGGTGGAGACGCCCAGCGCCGCCTTCATCGCCGATCTGCTGGCCCAGGAGTGCGACTTTCTCAGCATCGGCACCAATGATCTGATCCAGTACGCGCTGGCCGCCAGCCGCGAGGACGAGCACGTCGGCTACCTGTACCACCCGATGCACCCGGCGATCCTGCGCGCCTTGCGCCAGATCGTCTTTGGCGCCAATGTCGCGCACGGCCAGGTGGCCATGTGCGGTGACATGGCCGGCGATCCGATGTCGGTGTGGATGCTGCTGGGCCTCGGCCTGCGCAACTTCTCCATGGCCCCGCGCCAGATCCCGATCATCAAGTCGATCATTCGTTCCACCCGCCTGGACGAGGCCGAGCGGCTGACCGAGAAGGTCCTGCAGATGCGCACCGAGACCGATACCGAGGCGCTGGTTCACGGCACCATGCTGTCGCGATTTCCGGTCGAGCTGGCCGACGGCGACGAGGAACCGGCCAGCTGA
- a CDS encoding HPr family phosphocarrier protein — MEAKRDVRICNRLGMHARAAVKFVQTANKFRSEVKVLKDGQEANGKSIMGLLTLVAAHGVSMQLVCIGDDAESAVVALAELVASGFGEGVEP; from the coding sequence ATGGAAGCCAAACGAGACGTCCGCATCTGCAACCGCCTGGGCATGCACGCGCGCGCCGCGGTCAAGTTCGTCCAGACCGCCAACAAGTTTCGCTCCGAGGTGAAGGTGCTCAAGGACGGCCAGGAGGCCAACGGGAAAAGCATCATGGGCCTTTTGACCCTGGTGGCGGCCCACGGGGTGAGCATGCAGCTGGTCTGCATCGGCGACGACGCCGAGTCTGCGGTGGTGGCGCTGGCGGAGCTCGTGGCGTCCGGATTTGGTGAGGGCGTCGAACCGTGA
- a CDS encoding PTS fructose transporter subunit IIA yields the protein MAAAKEQTVGLVVVTHGGSGECLLAAAAGIVGELAAATAVGVSMAEDFDGIVRRVGRACDEVDSGLGVLILVDIHGSSPFQACLAMMDGTRLAEIVCGVNLPMLLKLATIDRRELRPGEMAELVRDVGRRSIRLGSELTGKVALHEEESR from the coding sequence ATGGCGGCGGCCAAAGAGCAAACGGTTGGGTTGGTGGTGGTGACCCACGGTGGGTCGGGCGAATGTCTGCTGGCCGCAGCGGCCGGAATCGTCGGCGAGCTGGCGGCGGCCACCGCGGTGGGCGTGTCGATGGCCGAGGACTTCGACGGCATCGTGCGCCGCGTGGGCCGCGCCTGCGACGAGGTGGACAGCGGCCTGGGGGTTTTGATCTTGGTCGACATCCACGGCTCGTCGCCGTTTCAGGCCTGCCTGGCGATGATGGACGGCACGCGGCTGGCGGAGATCGTCTGCGGCGTGAACCTGCCCATGCTGCTGAAGCTGGCCACCATCGACCGGCGCGAGCTGCGTCCGGGCGAGATGGCAGAACTTGTGCGCGACGTGGGCCGGCGCTCGATCCGCCTTGGTTCCGAATTGACCGGCAAGGTCGCCTTGCACGAGGAAGAGTCGCGCTGA
- the rapZ gene encoding RNase adapter RapZ has product MKLVIVTGVSGGGKSTALRALEDLGYYCADNLPLPLLPKFVELLSTREEIDRAALGIDARGGEFLQDATQIFADIRAAGNSLEFLYLEANDEILIRRFSETRRRHPLSDTDIRAGLIAEREQLAPFRQEATAVVDTGALTVHVLRALIQERYGRAEGGLSVTLLSFGFKHGLPAESDIVLDVRFLPNPFFVPTLSALSGEDEAVKRFVLDDPATRDFVDKAEALLETSVRGFAREGKSYATVAIGCTGGRHRSVAIVNELGRRLGAHFPVSVRHRDIQRTVAPA; this is encoded by the coding sequence ATGAAGCTGGTCATCGTCACCGGGGTTTCGGGCGGCGGCAAGTCGACGGCGCTGCGGGCGCTGGAAGATCTGGGGTACTACTGCGCGGACAACCTGCCGCTGCCGCTTTTGCCCAAGTTCGTCGAGCTTTTGTCGACGCGCGAGGAGATCGATCGGGCGGCGCTGGGCATCGACGCCCGCGGCGGCGAGTTCCTGCAGGACGCCACCCAGATCTTCGCCGACATCCGCGCAGCGGGAAATAGCCTGGAATTTCTCTATCTGGAAGCCAACGACGAGATCTTGATCCGTCGGTTTTCCGAAACCCGCCGCCGCCACCCGCTGTCCGACACCGACATCCGCGCCGGCCTGATCGCCGAGCGCGAGCAGCTGGCGCCTTTTCGCCAGGAGGCTACCGCCGTCGTCGACACCGGCGCCTTGACCGTGCACGTGCTGCGGGCGCTGATCCAGGAACGATACGGCCGCGCCGAGGGTGGCCTGTCGGTGACGCTGCTGTCGTTCGGGTTCAAGCACGGGTTGCCGGCGGAGTCGGACATCGTCCTTGACGTTCGCTTTCTGCCCAATCCGTTTTTTGTCCCGACGTTGTCGGCGCTGTCAGGCGAGGACGAAGCGGTCAAACGGTTCGTCCTGGACGATCCGGCCACCCGCGACTTCGTGGACAAGGCAGAAGCGCTGCTGGAGACGTCGGTGCGCGGGTTCGCCCGCGAGGGCAAATCATACGCCACGGTGGCCATCGGCTGCACCGGCGGCCGGCACCGCTCGGTGGCCATCGTCAATGAACTGGGGCGGCGCCTGGGGGCGCATTTCCCGGTGTCGGTTCGCCATCGCGATATTCAGCGCACCGTCGCTCCCGCGTAA